The Microbacterium sp. SORGH_AS_0428 genome contains the following window.
GCGACCTTGTGGTCCTCGCCGGATGCGGCCAGGAGCTTGCCGAAGGCCTCTCCCTCGTTCTGGTAGATCGGCACGAAGCCGAGCTGCCACGGGCTCTCGTTCGTCTCACTGAAGATCGGGTCGCCCGTCATGACGAGCACCTGGGGCACCTCGTCGGCGATCGCCGCCTCGCGGTAGGCGCGGTTGGTCGGCGTGCCGAGCCCCGCCGTCATCGCGAAGACGCTGTCCTTCAGCTGGTCGTAGTTGGCCTTGGCCTTCTGCGGGTCGTAGGCGTCGTCGAGCGCCTTGATGTCGACCTTGCGGGTCTTGCCGTCGCCGAACTTCACGCCGCCCTCGGCGTTCTTGGCGCCGAAGTACGCGGTCACGCCGGCGACCGTGCAGGTTCCGGGACCGGCCGTCCCGCCGCTGAGCGGTGTGGTGATGCCCAGGCTGATCGACGTGTCGGTGATGCCGGGGCTCGCGGCCGCGGCGCCGCCGGAAGCGTCCGAGCCTCCCCCGCCGCGCGAACATCCGACGACGGTCAGTGCGAGAGCGGACGTCAGGGCGACGATGCCCAGCACGCTCCTCTTCCTCAGATTCATGGGTGATTCTGCCTCTCTGTGGTGGTTCCCTCGGTGCTCGGCGACGCGGGAAGGCCGCCGGACGATGGGTGGCTCGGTCCGCTGTCGGGGCGCCGCCGCATCCGCCTCAGTCGGGCGGGGAGGGATGCGAGTCCTCCCGGCAGGACGAAGAGCACGAGAAGCAGCAGCGCACCCTGGAGCACGGCCGTGAGGTTCGGGTCGACGAGGTTCGTCAGCTGCGGTGCGAGCACGTAGTACGCACCGCCCAGCAGCGATCCGATGATGCTGCCGGCACCGCCGATGACCATCGCCGCGAGCAGCTGGATGGAGTGCCCGAAGCTCATGGTCTCGGGCGAGGTGTACTGCACGACGACCATGTAGAGGAAGCCGCTCACACCGCCGATGAGGGAGGCGACGGTGAAGGCGAGCACCTTGTACCGGTAGGGCGAGACGCCCATCGCCGCGGCGACCGCCTCGTTGTCCTTCACGATCGCGAAGGCGCGGCCGTACTTGCCCCGCACCAGGTTCCGGGTGAGCAGGAAGGCGATGCCGCCGATGATGATCACGAGGTACAGCTGCCATTGGTCGTCGTACAGCCCGGTCCACTCCGGCGCATCCGTGAAGCGCGCCGACACGCCCTGCGAGCCGCCAGTCAGATCCGACAGCCGCTTGGCCAGCGGGACGCCGACGATCGGCAGCGCGATCGTCACCATCGCGATGGCGAGCCCGCCCAGCCGCGCCGCTGCGAGCGCGATGACCAGCCCCACGACACCGGGGATGAGGATGCTGAGCACGAAGACGAGGGCGATGTTCCAGTCGTTCTGCACGCCGTACGCGGTGACATAGGCGCCCAGCCCGACGAAGAAGATCTGCCCGAGCGAGACCTGCCCGGTGTAGCCCATGACGACGTTCAGTCCCAGCACCGCGACGGCGAAGACGCCGATGCGCGCGATGGTCTGGTTGGCGAACTCGGGCAGCATGAGCGGGAGGAGCAAAAGCAGCGCGACGACCGCGAGGACGAGGACGACGCGTACCCACCGACGCGAGAAGACGGATGCGGCGGAAGCCATCAGACACGCACCACCGTTCTGCGGCCGAACAGGCCCTGTGGTCGCACGAGCAGCACGACGAAGATGAGCACGAACGGCACCGCGACCTTGAGGTCGTATCCGATGAAGGGCACGTAGACGGCGGCGAGGTTCTCCAGGACGCCGATGATCCATGCCGCCGCGACCACGCCGACGGGGCTGGAGAGTCCGCCGAGGATGACGGCCGCCAGCGCGTAGACGAGGGCGTTGTCCATCATCCCGGGAGTGAGTGTGAGCTGCGGGGCGACGAGCGCGCCGGCCACCGCGCCGAGCGCCGCGGCCAGCCCCCATCCGACCATGAGCAGGCGACTCACGGGCAGGCCGGAGAAGGCCGCGGACTGCGGATTCACCGCGACCGCACGCAGCGCCAGGCCCAGCTTGGTTCCGGCGAACAGCGCCTGCAGCAGGATCATGATGGCGAGGATGACGACGGTCGTCCCGATCGATCGCACGCTCACCGACGCGCCCAGCACGGAGATCGTGTCGAGGGGGAAGAGCGAGGGGAACTGCTGGTTGTTGTACGTGAAGAGCCAGCCGCAGACACCGGTGATGAGGGTCAGCAGGCCGATCGTCACCACGACGGCGGTGTCGGGATCGCCACCCTCGAAGCGACGCATCAGGTATCGCTCGACGACGGCGCCGAACAGGAACGAGACGCCCACCGAGAGCAGGATCGCGAGGATCAGCGGGACCCCCATCCCCGTGAACCACCAGGCGAGGTAGGCGGAGAGCACCGCCATCCCGCCCTGGGCGAAGTTGATCAGCCCGGTCGCCTGGTTGACGAGCACGATCGCCAGCGCGAGGGCCGCGTAGACCGATCCGACGGACAGTCCGTCGATGACGAGTTGGATGAAGGTTCCCACTCTCAACCTCCCAGGTAGGCGCGGCGGATCTCGTCCATGCCCTTGAGCTCGGCCGACGTGCCGGTGAGCACGTTCCGGCCGGTCTCGAGCACGGTGGCGGTGTCGACGAGCCGGAAGGCGAGCGTCGCGTTCTGCTCGACCACGAGCATCGCGATGCCCGACTCCCGGCGGAGCCTCGCGATGGCGTCGTAGACCGTGCGCGCGGTGCTCGGGGCGAGGCCGAGAGACGCCTCATCGAGCAGGAGCAGGCGCGGACGCGCCATGAAGGCGCGGGCGACGGCGAGCATCTGCTGCTCGCCGCCGGACAGCGCCGAGGCGTGCGAACGGTAGCGCTCCTTGAGGTTGGGGAACAGTTCGAGGCAGTAGTCGATGTCGCCCTGGATCGCCTTGTGGTCGCGCCGCTGGTACGCACCGACCCGCAGGTTCTCGCGCACCGTCAGGGCTCCGAGGGTGCCGCGCCCCTCGGGCACGTGCGCGATGCCGATCGACGCGACCTTCTCGGGCCGCATCCCGCGGATGTCGCGCCCGTCGAAGCGGATGGTGCCGGTCGTGCGCACCATCCCGCTGATCGCGCGGAGCGTGGTCGTCTTGCCCGCACCGTTCGCCCCGAGGATGCCGACGGCCCCCTCCTCGGGCACGCTCAGCGACACTCCGTCGAGCACCTGCACCGGACCGTACGACGCGGTCACGTCGACGAGTTCAAGCAGCGTCATCGGCGGCCTCCTTGCCGATGTAGGCCTCGATCACCCGAGGATCGCTCTGCGCCTCGGCGGCCGAGCCTTCCATCAGCTTTCGGCCGTGATCGAGCACGACCACGCGGTCGGTCAGGGCCGCGATGAGCCCCATGTGGTGCTCGACGATCACGACGGTGATGTCGTCCTCGTCGCGGATGGCACGGACGGTCGCGATGAGTTGCTCGACCTCGGAGTGCGGCAGCCCGGCCGCCGGCTCGTCCAGCAGGAGCAGCTTCGGGTGCGACATGAGCGCGCGGCACAGCTCGATCGCCTTGTGGAGTCCGTGCGAGAGCTCGTCGGCGTGGCGGTTCGCCGCCCACCCGAGCCCGGAGCGCTCCAGCAGCCGCAGCGCCTCGGTGCGCATCTCCCGCTCCGAGCGCCACGTGCGCGGCGTGCGGATGGCCCATTCGCCGGGACCTCCCGGAAGGCGCGTGTGCGCGCCCAACATGACGTTCTCGAGAACGGATGCGTGCAGTTGCAGCGCCGGATGCTGGAAGGTGCGGGCGAGCCCGCGCCGCGCGAGATGCGCCGGGGTCTGCCCGGATGCCTCGTCGCCGTCGATCGTGATGGAGCCCGAACTCGGTCGGTAGTGCCCGCTGATGCAGTTGAACAGCGAGGTCTTCCCGGCACCGTTGGGCCCGACGAGGCCGAAGATCTGCCCGGGCTCCACATCGAAGCCGACGTCGTGCAGCACCGTGATCCCGCCGAACCGCAGGTTCACATCCTTGAGGGTGAGTCGAGCCGCCATGGCCGCCTTTCCGTGTCGTCGCGTCATTGCGAGACCGGGGGTTCGCCCCGTTCCTGGGACGGTACGGAGTCCCCCCAAGATTGTCAACGATTTTGGCGTCGATTCCGGGGCACGTTCTGATCACACTCTCTCCCGGACGGCGAGCGGCGCCGCACAGAATTCACATGAACGGAAATTCTTCCCACCACCGATCGCGCCCGACGCATGCTCGCCTCGACGAAAGGAAGGTCGACGATGACATCCGAATCCCTCGCCGCGGCGATCGAACGCACCGGAAGCCCGCTCGAGCTGCTGCGCAACCAGAACTGGCCGGCGTTCACGTTCCCGGTCGCCCCCGAGTTCACGAACTGGCGCGATGAGCAGCGCGCCTGGAACACCACGGTCGCGCTCATGGACCAGTCGCATCACATGACGCAGCTGTTCCTCGGCGGCAGCGACCTCATCGAGGTGCTCTCCTCCATCTCACCCAACACCTTCGCCACGTTCCGCCCGGGCGTGGCCAAACAGCTCATCAGCGTGAACGAGTCCGGCTACCTCGTCGGAGACGGCATCCTGTTCTACAACGAAGACGCACCCGAGGGGCTCGTGCTCATCGGCCACCACATCCTCATCGACTGGGTGCGCTTCACCCTCGAGAAGGCCGCGGCCGAGGGCAAGGATGTGCATCAGCGTCTGGAGCCGAACTCGCACATGCGGCAGGGCCCGCCCACCTTCTACCGCTACGAGCTACAGGGGCCCGAGGCCGACCGCGTCATGGAGAAGCTGTTCGGCGGCCCGGCACCCGACATCAAGTTCTTCCACATCGGCGACGTCACCATCGGCGGCCGCGCGGTGAAGGCGCTGCGTCACGGCATGGCCGGACAGCCTGGCTTCGAGTTCTTCGGCCCGTGGGCGGACAACGAGCACGTGCTACAGACGATTCTGGAGGCCGGCGAGGAGTTCGGCATCCGCCGCGTCGGCGCGAAGGCCTACTCGGCCACACCGCTCGAGTCCGGCTGGGTGCCCACGCCCTTCCCCGCCGTCTTCGACGACGACATGGCCGAATACCGGTCGTGGCTGCCCGCCGAGCGGATCGGCTCGGTGGCGGGCTCGCTCACCTCCGACGACGTGCGCGACTTCTATCTCACGCCGTACGACATCGGACTCGGCCGCTCGGTGCGCTTCGACCACGACTTCCACGGCCGTGCGGCGCTGGAGCGGCACGCGGAGAACCCGCGCCGGCGCAAGGTCACCCTGCTCTGGAACGCGGACGATGTCGCCGCCGTCGTGCGCTCGCAGCTCGAGCCCGGCACGCCCGCGAAGTTCCTCGACTTCCCCAAGGCGCGCTACGGGCTGTACCAGATGGACGAGGTGCGCCGCGCCGGCGAGCGCGTCGGCATCTCGACGGATGCGGGCTACATCGCCTACGACCAGCTGTACATGTCGCTCGCGACCCTCGACGCCGACATCCCCGACGGCGACGAGGTCGAGATCGTGTGGGGTGAGGATCCGATCTCCGCGAAGGACTCGGTCGATCAGAACCACCGCCAGGTGATCGTGCGAGCGACGGTCGCTCCGGCTCCGTACCACGAGTGGGCGCGCACGGTCTATCGCGCCTGAGCGCGCGGCGTCACTCTGCCCCGTTTGGGGCAGAGATCGTGCCCCAAACCCACCCGGCACCCGCTGTACCCCGCGTCGAGGCGCTCGGCGCGGGGTAGGGTCCCGGTAGCGGGAGGAGTCGCGATGGCGCGGGGATCGGCCGGCGAATCGGCACTGCATCGGCATCTGAGAGTGCTCGACGCCTTCGACGCCCTGCATCCGTTCCTCACCCTGGGCGAGATCGCCGCAACCGCCCGCATCCCGGTGTCCACGGCGCACCGGCTGGTCGCGGAGCTGACACAGGAGGGTCTGCTCGAGCGGCTGCCGGATCGCACCTACCGCCTCGGCGTTCGGCTGTGGGAGTACGCCTCACGCACCCCCGGTGCGCTCGGGCTCCGCGAGGTCGCGCGTCCGTGGCTCGCCGCGGCGCACGCCCGCATCCGTCAGCACGTGCAGCTGGGAGTGCGCGCCGAGCTCGACGTGCTGTTCATCGAGCGGATGTCGGCGCCGGATGCGGTCGTCAACGCGACGCTCATCGGCGGCCGCATCCCGCTGCATGCCTCCTCGAACGGCCTCGTGCTGCTCGCGCACGCGCCCGCCGGCGTCGTGGACGAGGTGCTGCGCAGCCCGATGCGCGCGTACACACCGTTCACGATCACGGACCCGCGGGCGCTCCGCGCCGAGCTCGCCCGCGTCCGCTCCGAAGGTTTCGCCGTGGCGTCCGGCCACATCCATCTCGAGTCGCGGGGCATGGCCGTGCCGGTGCGCGGGCCCGAAGGCGAGGTGTACGCCGCTCTCGGAGCCGTCGTGCCGAACGACGGCTCGTCGGCCGCGGCCGTTCTCGAGACCCTGCGCGTGGCGTCGGCCGGGATCACCCGTGCGCTGCGCGCCCTGTACGGTTCCGGCCTCGACGACGCGGCCGTCGTCCACGGTCCGCGTCCGGATGCGGGTGTCTCGGCGAAGTCCTGGGCGTACATCGCCGACCTCGCCGGGCGCGCGGACGCGGCCCCGAAGGTCCGCACGTGACGCGCATCGCCGTCATCGGGCTCGGTGAGGCGGGGCGCCGCTATGCCGTGGACCTCTCCCGGGCGGGCGCGGAGGTACGCGGCTACGATCCGGACCCGCGCGCGGACGATCCCACCGTTCCCCGCGTCGGCACCCTGGCCGAAGCGGTGACCGCCGCCGAGGCGACC
Protein-coding sequences here:
- a CDS encoding branched-chain amino acid ABC transporter permease; the protein is MASAASVFSRRWVRVVLVLAVVALLLLLPLMLPEFANQTIARIGVFAVAVLGLNVVMGYTGQVSLGQIFFVGLGAYVTAYGVQNDWNIALVFVLSILIPGVVGLVIALAAARLGGLAIAMVTIALPIVGVPLAKRLSDLTGGSQGVSARFTDAPEWTGLYDDQWQLYLVIIIGGIAFLLTRNLVRGKYGRAFAIVKDNEAVAAAMGVSPYRYKVLAFTVASLIGGVSGFLYMVVVQYTSPETMSFGHSIQLLAAMVIGGAGSIIGSLLGGAYYVLAPQLTNLVDPNLTAVLQGALLLLVLFVLPGGLASLPARLRRMRRRPDSGPSHPSSGGLPASPSTEGTTTERQNHP
- a CDS encoding branched-chain amino acid ABC transporter permease, which produces MGTFIQLVIDGLSVGSVYAALALAIVLVNQATGLINFAQGGMAVLSAYLAWWFTGMGVPLILAILLSVGVSFLFGAVVERYLMRRFEGGDPDTAVVVTIGLLTLITGVCGWLFTYNNQQFPSLFPLDTISVLGASVSVRSIGTTVVILAIMILLQALFAGTKLGLALRAVAVNPQSAAFSGLPVSRLLMVGWGLAAALGAVAGALVAPQLTLTPGMMDNALVYALAAVILGGLSSPVGVVAAAWIIGVLENLAAVYVPFIGYDLKVAVPFVLIFVVLLVRPQGLFGRRTVVRV
- a CDS encoding ABC transporter ATP-binding protein — its product is MTLLELVDVTASYGPVQVLDGVSLSVPEEGAVGILGANGAGKTTTLRAISGMVRTTGTIRFDGRDIRGMRPEKVASIGIAHVPEGRGTLGALTVRENLRVGAYQRRDHKAIQGDIDYCLELFPNLKERYRSHASALSGGEQQMLAVARAFMARPRLLLLDEASLGLAPSTARTVYDAIARLRRESGIAMLVVEQNATLAFRLVDTATVLETGRNVLTGTSAELKGMDEIRRAYLGG
- a CDS encoding ABC transporter ATP-binding protein, whose amino-acid sequence is MAARLTLKDVNLRFGGITVLHDVGFDVEPGQIFGLVGPNGAGKTSLFNCISGHYRPSSGSITIDGDEASGQTPAHLARRGLARTFQHPALQLHASVLENVMLGAHTRLPGGPGEWAIRTPRTWRSEREMRTEALRLLERSGLGWAANRHADELSHGLHKAIELCRALMSHPKLLLLDEPAAGLPHSEVEQLIATVRAIRDEDDITVVIVEHHMGLIAALTDRVVVLDHGRKLMEGSAAEAQSDPRVIEAYIGKEAADDAA
- a CDS encoding aminomethyl transferase family protein, which encodes MTSESLAAAIERTGSPLELLRNQNWPAFTFPVAPEFTNWRDEQRAWNTTVALMDQSHHMTQLFLGGSDLIEVLSSISPNTFATFRPGVAKQLISVNESGYLVGDGILFYNEDAPEGLVLIGHHILIDWVRFTLEKAAAEGKDVHQRLEPNSHMRQGPPTFYRYELQGPEADRVMEKLFGGPAPDIKFFHIGDVTIGGRAVKALRHGMAGQPGFEFFGPWADNEHVLQTILEAGEEFGIRRVGAKAYSATPLESGWVPTPFPAVFDDDMAEYRSWLPAERIGSVAGSLTSDDVRDFYLTPYDIGLGRSVRFDHDFHGRAALERHAENPRRRKVTLLWNADDVAAVVRSQLEPGTPAKFLDFPKARYGLYQMDEVRRAGERVGISTDAGYIAYDQLYMSLATLDADIPDGDEVEIVWGEDPISAKDSVDQNHRQVIVRATVAPAPYHEWARTVYRA
- a CDS encoding IclR family transcriptional regulator, giving the protein MARGSAGESALHRHLRVLDAFDALHPFLTLGEIAATARIPVSTAHRLVAELTQEGLLERLPDRTYRLGVRLWEYASRTPGALGLREVARPWLAAAHARIRQHVQLGVRAELDVLFIERMSAPDAVVNATLIGGRIPLHASSNGLVLLAHAPAGVVDEVLRSPMRAYTPFTITDPRALRAELARVRSEGFAVASGHIHLESRGMAVPVRGPEGEVYAALGAVVPNDGSSAAAVLETLRVASAGITRALRALYGSGLDDAAVVHGPRPDAGVSAKSWAYIADLAGRADAAPKVRT